The following nucleotide sequence is from Paenibacillus andongensis.
CTCAAGTCTCATCAACTATGAGAATTCCATTTACTATCACATAGTACTACAGATGTCTCGACTTGTCTTTCAGATATATTCCAAAATCTATGTAGTAATTCCCCCTGCTCTTCACGTGAAATTAACTTAAATCCATTCTTTAGATAAAAATTAATTGCCCATTCAGCCGATGCCCAAGTCCCAATTAAAATTGGTTTATCTGTTAAATTAATTAAATGATACAGAAGCTTGGTCCCTATTCCACCTTTACGTTGACTCGTTTTAACATAAGCATGTCTGATTAATGAAACTTCCCCTTTATCTTGTATTCCCATAACTCCAAGTAATTCATTGTTTTCCTCTAGCCCCCAAAACATAACTCCTTCATTCATTTCATGATTTAATTCTTCCATAGTCATGTATGGTACATGGTACAAATCATGAGGAATAACTCCTTCGTATGCTTGAGCTGCATCATTGATAATCTGATAGATAACTTCTTTATCTCTGTTTTCACACAATCTGATCATGATATTAAAACTCCTTTCATCGTTTAATTCGGGAATTCCCTTGGGAAGACCAAGGTACGTTAACCTCTTAAATTTTCAAACCCAAACAGTACATCAAAACAGCTTGTTGAACAAAGATTAAATTTTTCTTGAATGCATGTCCCACAAAATATTCGGATTCCATTACCTCATCGCTAACTTCTTCATCTCTAAAAAATGGTGGACAAGGGTTTAATAATGCACCTTTGTTTGCTAACTTCATTCTGTCTACTGTTATTTGATACTTACCTATATATTCCTTATTTAAGAATTGACTTGGTAAAGAATCCGTTAGTATCACATCGCTACTATTCAGCGTAGTTTCAAGAAAAGTCGAAAATTGATAATTTGAATTGTTATCGGCGAGTTCATGACCAGATGCACAAACATGATTGAATTTAAGATCCATTACTTTAGCAATTTCCATCCATGAGTTTGAAATATTATTTGCTGCACCAACGAATGTATAAACTAACTCCCTATAATTATCTCTTAATTCCACTATTGAAAACAGGTCAGAAAGTATCTCACATGGATGGTTATTAGAAGTCATAGCGTTGACAATTGGAATCGAGCCATAAAGTGATAGTTCCTTAAGTTTTGAAAAGTCGGAATGCCTAATGATTAAACCATCAGCCCAATTACTCAAATAATTCATTACATCTTTTGGGTCCTCTCTTTTATCAAGTGTTTCAGGGGGAAATAAAATACACTCACCACCTAAGTCCTTAATACCCTTCTCGAAAGTAATTCTTGTCCTAATACTTGTTTCAGGAAAAAATAAAACGAATGTCTTTCCACATAGAAATTTATTAGTTTGAGTTACTTTAAGGTATTTGGTTAGTTCAAATATTTCTAGGACTTGTTCTTCT
It contains:
- a CDS encoding GNAT family N-acetyltransferase, with translation MIRLCENRDKEVIYQIINDAAQAYEGVIPHDLYHVPYMTMEELNHEMNEGVMFWGLEENNELLGVMGIQDKGEVSLIRHAYVKTSQRKGGIGTKLLYHLINLTDKPILIGTWASAEWAINFYLKNGFKLISREEQGELLHRFWNISERQVETSVVLCDSKWNSHS
- a CDS encoding ornithine carbamoyltransferase — encoded protein: MHLLEIKALSEEQVLEIFELTKYLKVTQTNKFLCGKTFVLFFPETSIRTRITFEKGIKDLGGECILFPPETLDKREDPKDVMNYLSNWADGLIIRHSDFSKLKELSLYGSIPIVNAMTSNNHPCEILSDLFSIVELRDNYRELVYTFVGAANNISNSWMEIAKVMDLKFNHVCASGHELADNNSNYQFSTFLETTLNSSDVILTDSLPSQFLNKEYIGKYQITVDRMKLANKGALLNPCPPFFRDEEVSDEVMESEYFVGHAFKKNLIFVQQAVLMYCLGLKI